The Pyrus communis chromosome 14, drPyrComm1.1, whole genome shotgun sequence sequence TCTTTTAAGAGAACTGACGTGACATGGGTGCAACGTCACATGGCGTTCCGTGCCATCATGTAAACAAAAACTAACACACGTCTTTATTTTATTGATACAAGATGCCATCTTAGCGGTGTGCCATGCACAGTTAATCATTCAAACTAAAAGAATTATGGCGAAGGTACGATCCCTTCGTTCTTGATATACCACGAAGAAAATAAATGCAGCACAAGATCAGGGTACATTCAAGCATCAACAAATGATGATTCTTCAATTGTATTGTCATGCCACATCAAAATTTGGGGTACATTTTATAATTTCTGCTCTAAATGGACCTCCTATGTATACCCATTTTTCACCAAAGGGTCTCAAGATTATTTCCATGTGAAAGAATTCAAGGGAAAGATCAGTGTGCCCTGGAAAGAAGTGAAACAACTGCATCTGAGTGAACAAACAGAAAAAACCATGCCGAATTTCAGGTCGGCAGGTTTTCAAGGCCAACCACTTTTACCACAAGCCGATGAACTTCCACCAAACCCCTCCAACTCCAAGCCAAATAATGATGTTGACCACGGATATAAGGAATCCGTAACCCCACCACTTGGCAAGTGGGACGTAGTTAGCACCATAGAAAACAGGTGCTGATCCAATGCCGTAATGGGTAAGACCACCCATGAGGTTGGAGAGGAATGCAAGCACCATCGCTCCAAAGAAAGGAGGAGTACCAAGGGCAGTAGAAACAGACAAGAATGCTGTAAACATGGCACCGATATGAGCAGCTCCACTGGCGAAGAAGTAGTGAGAGTAGAAATATAGAAGAACCAGAATGCCAAAAGACGCTTGCCATGAAAGACCCAATCCGCCAACAAACTGTAAAAATAGCAGAATCGTTGTTAATGATGACCAAATTAAATACAGTACTTTAGCAGATTCGTTGAGGTTGAGCCTCTTGTAAGAAGATTCATTGATGTTGAGGTCATATAGCAGGAGACACAATAATGGTGCACTGATGCATATGCTTTACTTGAAGTAGATAACCTAGCGAATTGTAAATACAGTACTTTATGCCATTAAACAAAAACATCCCGAAATTAGATGATGGGAAACCAGCAGATTGACTTTTGAGCTAGTTAAACTTAAAAACTTGCCAAAGTGAAATTACGTACGGATAAAAAACAGCAAATAACAACTCTGAAAGGACCATAAATTAAGTTACAATGAATCCTCTTTTATGTTTCTGTACTAAAGTTTTTCACcacagaaacaaacaaaagaataatGTAATGCTAACCGAAACTTCAAACTACATTTATAACTTTTAGTAGTGGTGATATCAGCAGCATGCACAACTATGTGACCAGTAAGCGGAAAGAAAGCCTAACCTTAACTACAGTCTGGCTAAACCAAGAAATAAGACCATATTTGTTGAGATACCCAGCCATTGCTATGAGTGCAGCAAACCAAGTAAGTGTATCCCAGGCCACTGATTCAGCTAAGCACTCCTTCCATGTAATAACACCAGTAACGAGGAGAACAGATAATCCAAGAATAGCAGCAGTTACAGCATCCACACCCAAAATTCCTCCGAAAATCCAAAGCCCCACCTGATACGTGTTCAGATAAAAAAGGAGGGAAACTATAAGcattaatattttaaacaacACACTAGATTTACATATGCATCCAAAACAGTTGTGTACACGTGTTAGTAAAGGGAGATAATTTACCACAATCAAGTGATATAATACTAATTCAAGATAAACTGCTAGAATTCATGGCATAGGAGAAATAAATGTGCGAATTATAACCCGTAACCAATGATCAAGGGGAACACCAGCAACTTGAACAAACAGCATTCAATGATCAAGCTTAAGTTAAATGCTAAACTCTGAAAGGACAGGTTAAGAAAAGTTAAACGCTCGTTTTTAACTGAAGGGGAAGGACGCCTACAAAACACACAGCAAGTAACAGCCAAAACAAGTTCCTACCCAACACCTTGAGTTGGCAGATAATTTGAGCAACTCAAAAACAAGAACACTACACAAGACTACTTCCCCTTATTTGGTGATGAGGGAAACCCTGCCagtaaagttttcaaacaacaTAATGCTCGGTTCCCAAAGCACCAATTGAATCAATGCCACCTCACAACAAAACCTGAAAGTAGACAAGCCAACTTTGCAGGTGCTGAATGCATATCATGTCAAATGGGACTACCACTCTATATAAGAACCATTCTAGTATACTGAATATGGATGGTAATACTTGTAGCCATTCTACACAGTATCATAGAAAATAGGAGTCTTCAGCAAAAAATGGAAATGGATGGTATTTTATGTAGCATCATGGAAAAGGGAAAACAGACAAATGCCAACAGCAATTGATACGACGAATCAATCAAATTATCTAAGGAACATGCAAATTAAAAAACTGAAGGCACGTACAAGCTTTAGAACATCAAGCTTATTTGTCAAAGCATATCAACGGAACTGAAACCAAGCATACCGCTGATAACTAATCAAATTATTGCAGGTATTCAATCCATAAACTTGTCACAGCCTCTTTCGATAGTAACAGAGAATGGCTCTTCAACAAGCACAACCCATTAATTTAAATCTCACATACAACAGTGTAGCTCCTCGACGTTGCAAAAAATTGAAGTTATGCTAGAGTAACTCAATGCAGCCCCTGTCCTCAATACATTTATTAGTCATACCCAATTATTATCAAATTTAGCGTAGAAAGCAACTTCAAAACATACCCAAATTTGAAAAACCGAAAAGTGCACGCAATGCAggcattttaacaaaaaagaagaaatgagtaCCGTAAGAAACAGAGTCCCGGCcatgataatctcatttttaGACATTGGCCCCATCTTCTCCAGCCTCTCCCTTGCAAGCTTTGGCGCGTCCGGGCTGCTCTTCACCTCCGGCGGGTATATAATGTACAACAGCAAAGGCACCACAATCAACGACACCAAACCTGGCACAATCGCCGCCTTGGCCCAATCGGTCCACCCAATCGTCTGCTTAATCGTGTTTAATGCCAAGTTGGCGCTCAAGGGGTTAGCAGCCATGGCCGTCAAGAACATTGCCGACGAAATCACCGAAGTCTGGAAGCACGTGAGCATCAACCACGACCCCAACTTACCCTCCGTCCCGTCGCCGACATTGCTGCCGCAGGCGACGCAGAGGGACTTCACCAACGGCAAGAAAATCCCTCCGGCTCGGGCGGAGACGGAAGGGATCGCTGGGGCCAGCAAGGCCTCGCTGAAGACCAGACTGTACCCTAACCCCAGAGAGGAGCTACCAAAGAGGGAGACAAACTGGTACGCAATTCGATTTCCAAGTCCGGTCTTGATGAAGCCTCGGGCGAAGAAGAAGGCGAGGGCGATGAGCCAGGGGATCGGATCTCCGAAGGCGGAGAAAGCAGCGCTAAAAGTCAGCGTTTTCGTGAGGACGGAGACGCCGAGGCCGAGCAAGGCGACGGCTCCGAGAGGCAGGGGCTGAGTAATGATACCGACGATGGTGGCGAGGAAAATGGAGAGAAGCTGCCACGCGTTTTTGGTGACTCCTGCTGGAGTAGGGACGAACCAGAGGATAACTCCCGTCGCGATCGACGCGATTAGAGGCTTCATCGCCGCGCCCTGCCATGGTTCCTTGGCGGGAGTGATGGAGGACCCGCCGGTGGCTACAGTGGCTCTGACGGAGAAGCCACGGCGAGAGGGAGTGAAGTCCCGGGTTAAATTGGGGAGTTTGGGGGAGGAAATGAGGGGGGAGAGGGTTTTGTTGAAACCGAAGGCGGCGGTTTTGATGGAGTTTCGGCGGGTTTGGGAGGCGGGAAGCGGCTTTAAAAGTAGCGATTTGGGGAAGGGAGTGCGGGATCTAAGGGAGGGGAGGGTGGAAGTGGGggtggtggcggcggtggtGAGGGCGATCGACGCCATCGGAGTGGGGGTTGGGATCT is a genomic window containing:
- the LOC137715242 gene encoding dicarboxylate transporter 1, chloroplastic-like, with the translated sequence MASIALTTAATTPTSTLPSLRSRTPFPKSLLLKPLPASQTRRNSIKTAAFGFNKTLSPLISSPKLPNLTRDFTPSRRGFSVRATVATGGSSITPAKEPWQGAAMKPLIASIATGVILWFVPTPAGVTKNAWQLLSIFLATIVGIITQPLPLGAVALLGLGVSVLTKTLTFSAAFSAFGDPIPWLIALAFFFARGFIKTGLGNRIAYQFVSLFGSSSLGLGYSLVFSEALLAPAIPSVSARAGGIFLPLVKSLCVACGSNVGDGTEGKLGSWLMLTCFQTSVISSAMFLTAMAANPLSANLALNTIKQTIGWTDWAKAAIVPGLVSLIVVPLLLYIIYPPEVKSSPDAPKLARERLEKMGPMSKNEIIMAGTLFLTVGLWIFGGILGVDAVTAAILGLSVLLVTGVITWKECLAESVAWDTLTWFAALIAMAGYLNKYGLISWFSQTVVKFVGGLGLSWQASFGILVLLYFYSHYFFASGAAHIGAMFTAFLSVSTALGTPPFFGAMVLAFLSNLMGGLTHYGIGSAPVFYGANYVPLAKWWGYGFLISVVNIIIWLGVGGVWWKFIGLW